Proteins encoded in a region of the Salinicoccus sp. RF5 genome:
- the acsA gene encoding acetate--CoA ligase, translated as MKVELYEATDQNPNLKDYDEAVKNHDWKEVEKQFSWYETGKYNMAYECIDRHVDDGRGDKVALHYKNGDQKLSYTFEDMKKASNKAANVLRDEAGVEKGDRVFIFMARSPELYFSLLGALKIGAIVGPLFEAFMEKAVRDRLENSDAKVIITTPELLPRIPVDDLPNLEKVVVVGDGSDDKYIDFDKSFEQASDEFEIEWLDKEDGLILHYTSGSTGQPKGVLHVQYAMVQHYISGKYVLDLKEDDVYWCTADPGWVTGTSYGIFAPWLNGATNVVVGGRFSPESWYGAIQDLNVTIWYSAPTAFRMLMGAGDEIVNDYDLSSLRHVLSVGEPLNPEVVKWGMKVFNLRIHDTWWMTETGAHMIVNMPAMDIKGGSMGKPLPGVEAAIIDDEGNELPANRMGNLAMKRGWPAMMRKIWKNDAKYDSYFIGDWYVSGDSAYKDEDGYYWFQGRVDDVIMTAGERVGPFEIESKLVEHPAVQEAGVIGKPDPVRGEIVKAFIALREGNEPTDELKEEIRKYVKEGLAAHAAPREIEFKDKLPKTRSGKIMRRVLKAWELDLPTGDLSSMDDD; from the coding sequence ATGAAGGTAGAACTTTACGAAGCAACAGATCAGAATCCTAACTTGAAGGATTATGACGAGGCGGTGAAAAACCATGATTGGAAAGAAGTGGAGAAGCAATTCTCCTGGTACGAAACAGGAAAATACAACATGGCCTATGAATGCATAGACAGGCATGTCGATGACGGTCGTGGTGATAAAGTCGCACTTCACTATAAAAACGGAGACCAGAAACTCTCATATACATTCGAGGACATGAAAAAAGCATCAAACAAGGCAGCCAATGTCCTTCGCGATGAGGCAGGCGTCGAAAAAGGGGACCGTGTATTCATCTTCATGGCGAGGAGTCCTGAGCTCTACTTCTCACTGCTCGGTGCACTGAAGATCGGTGCAATCGTAGGACCGCTTTTCGAAGCATTCATGGAAAAGGCGGTAAGGGATCGTCTCGAGAACAGTGATGCGAAAGTCATCATTACGACACCTGAACTGCTGCCGAGAATTCCGGTGGATGATCTGCCGAACCTCGAAAAAGTCGTTGTCGTCGGTGATGGGTCCGATGATAAATACATCGATTTCGATAAAAGCTTCGAGCAGGCGAGCGATGAATTCGAAATAGAATGGCTCGACAAGGAAGATGGACTGATCCTGCACTATACAAGTGGTTCGACAGGACAGCCTAAAGGTGTGCTCCATGTCCAGTATGCGATGGTACAGCACTATATTTCCGGCAAATATGTACTGGACCTCAAAGAAGATGATGTCTACTGGTGTACAGCAGACCCGGGCTGGGTTACAGGTACATCCTACGGTATATTCGCACCTTGGCTGAATGGCGCAACGAATGTCGTGGTCGGGGGCCGGTTCTCTCCTGAATCATGGTATGGTGCCATCCAGGACTTGAACGTCACCATCTGGTACAGTGCACCGACTGCATTCCGCATGCTGATGGGTGCAGGGGATGAGATCGTCAACGACTATGACCTATCTTCACTCCGTCATGTACTCTCCGTCGGAGAGCCGCTCAACCCGGAAGTCGTGAAGTGGGGAATGAAGGTGTTCAACCTGAGAATCCACGATACTTGGTGGATGACTGAAACAGGGGCGCACATGATCGTCAACATGCCTGCTATGGACATTAAAGGTGGGTCAATGGGTAAACCACTGCCGGGTGTTGAAGCGGCAATCATCGACGATGAAGGCAATGAGCTTCCGGCAAACCGCATGGGCAACCTGGCGATGAAGCGGGGCTGGCCTGCGATGATGCGCAAGATATGGAAGAACGACGCCAAGTACGATTCCTACTTCATCGGCGACTGGTATGTATCCGGTGACTCCGCCTATAAGGATGAAGATGGCTACTACTGGTTCCAGGGCCGTGTGGATGATGTCATCATGACCGCCGGTGAGCGTGTTGGACCATTCGAAATAGAATCCAAGCTCGTGGAGCATCCAGCGGTACAGGAAGCAGGGGTGATCGGCAAGCCGGATCCCGTACGTGGTGAAATCGTCAAGGCATTCATCGCGCTCAGGGAAGGCAACGAGCCGACGGATGAACTGAAGGAAGAAATCCGTAAATATGTCAAGGAAGGCCTTGCAGCACATGCTGCTCCAAGAGAGATAGAATTCAAGGATAAGCTGCCTAAGACAAGAAGTGGTAAGATCATGCGCCGCGTGCTGAAAGCATGGGAGCTGGACCTGCCGACAGGCGACCTGTCATCCATGGATGACGATTAA
- a CDS encoding formate--tetrahydrofolate ligase, which yields MAHLTDQEIAAQADIKPIEGIAEKAGIPHDALEMYGKYKAKVDIHKIEGKEKQSKVVLVSAMNPTPAGEGKSTCTVGLADAFNQLEKNVMVALREPSLGPVMGIKGGATGGGRAQVLPMEEINLHFNGDLHAITTANNALSAFIDNHIHHGNKLNIDPRRVTWKRVLDMNDRALRQVVVGLGGPTRGVPREDGFDITVASEIMAVLCLASDIIDLKKKLADIVIGYTYDREPVTVGQLEVQGALALLLKEAIKPNLVQTMEGTPALIHGGPFANIAHGCNSLIATNTARKLADIVVTECGFGSDLGGEKFMNIKARKGEFAPDAIVLVATIRALKMNGGVAKKDLGEANVDALKEGIANLEKHIENARKFGIEPVVALNDFVTDTDEERDFVLNWCKDQNVRVSLTKVWEKGGEGGKDLAEKVLEVLDEPQNFKHLYENELPIDQKIEKIVTEVYGGDGVIFTDKAKKQLAEIDRHGWGDFPVCMAKSQYSLSDDPTLLGRPTGFKVTVREVVAKAGAGFVVALTGDIMTMPGLPKVPSAVHMDVDADGNSKGLF from the coding sequence GTGGCACATTTGACAGACCAGGAAATCGCTGCTCAGGCAGACATCAAACCCATCGAGGGAATTGCAGAAAAGGCGGGCATTCCGCATGATGCTTTGGAGATGTATGGAAAATATAAGGCAAAAGTCGACATACATAAGATTGAAGGCAAAGAAAAGCAGTCCAAAGTCGTACTCGTATCTGCAATGAACCCGACACCGGCAGGTGAAGGCAAGTCCACTTGTACAGTCGGATTGGCTGATGCGTTCAACCAGCTCGAAAAGAATGTAATGGTGGCGCTCCGCGAACCATCCCTCGGCCCGGTTATGGGCATCAAGGGCGGCGCGACAGGCGGCGGCCGTGCACAGGTACTTCCTATGGAGGAGATCAACCTCCACTTCAATGGAGACCTGCATGCGATCACTACAGCAAACAACGCACTTTCAGCATTCATCGACAACCATATCCATCACGGGAACAAGCTGAACATCGACCCGAGACGTGTAACTTGGAAACGCGTTCTGGACATGAACGACCGCGCCCTACGCCAGGTGGTAGTCGGACTCGGTGGACCGACACGCGGTGTGCCGAGGGAAGACGGATTCGATATTACAGTGGCGAGTGAGATCATGGCAGTGCTGTGTCTTGCGAGCGACATAATCGACCTCAAGAAAAAGCTTGCTGATATCGTCATCGGCTACACTTATGACAGGGAGCCGGTTACAGTCGGACAGCTTGAAGTGCAAGGTGCACTTGCACTTCTGCTCAAGGAAGCAATCAAGCCGAACCTTGTCCAGACGATGGAAGGCACTCCAGCGCTCATCCATGGTGGGCCATTCGCGAACATTGCACACGGATGTAACTCACTCATCGCAACGAACACTGCAAGGAAACTTGCTGACATCGTCGTTACAGAATGTGGCTTCGGCTCCGACCTCGGTGGAGAGAAGTTCATGAACATCAAGGCGAGAAAAGGTGAATTCGCGCCGGATGCGATTGTACTTGTAGCAACAATCCGTGCACTCAAGATGAATGGCGGCGTAGCCAAGAAGGATCTTGGTGAAGCAAACGTGGATGCACTGAAAGAAGGCATCGCAAACCTTGAGAAGCATATCGAAAATGCACGCAAATTCGGCATCGAACCGGTTGTTGCACTCAACGACTTCGTAACCGATACTGATGAGGAGAGGGATTTCGTCCTCAACTGGTGCAAAGATCAGAACGTAAGGGTTTCCCTGACGAAAGTATGGGAAAAAGGCGGCGAAGGTGGTAAAGACCTCGCTGAGAAAGTACTTGAAGTACTCGACGAGCCACAGAACTTCAAGCACCTTTATGAGAATGAACTTCCGATCGACCAGAAGATCGAAAAAATCGTTACTGAAGTCTATGGTGGTGACGGTGTCATCTTCACCGACAAGGCCAAGAAGCAGCTTGCTGAAATCGATCGCCACGGTTGGGGAGACTTCCCGGTATGTATGGCGAAATCACAGTACTCCCTGAGCGATGATCCTACTCTGCTGGGCCGTCCAACAGGCTTCAAAGTTACTGTAAGGGAAGTTGTCGCCAAAGCAGGCGCAGGCTTCGTAGTAGCCCTGACAGGTGATATCATGACAATGCCTGGACTGCCTAAAGTCCCATCTGCAGTACACATGGATGTGGACGCAGATGGCAACTCCAAAGGCCTCTTCTAA
- a CDS encoding transglycosylase domain-containing protein — protein sequence MKNNDFVNYIKNLFSRKDTKRDSIEGATFKEKFNSVIARFKKAGSPLRVSFFTAYDTIWNIILFTVLAATLVGILAFSIGVGYFAALVNDEEIQPADEVETALTEMTESTTVAFGSGESLGTLRADLIRERVDYDDISPQVVDALIATEDEYFYEHNGVVPKAFIRATLQQVGGSESGTGGSTLTQQLVKNQLLTNETTFDRKATELLLAFRVEKLLSKEEILEAYLNAVSFGRNANGQNIAGVQAAAEGIFGKDASELNLAESAFIAGIPQNPYAYTPFLQGGTVKDEELRQAGLNRQRFVLERMLLEDKITQEEYDEAVEYDLYANLTDSVTVPNQNYPFLTDEVERRSIDILKYHLAEEDGLTREDVDSTPLINQEYTGLANTALRNQGYHIDTTIDKTIYDTMQDVKDNSSYYYGSRSIEEAQDASEEEQESSDEVFEHELGAMLKDNQTGKILGFIGGRDHERSSINHATQTSRMAGSTMKPLITYGPAIDKGLITTDTVLLDEIFTIPNPFGDDYSPRNYDVDEEFGLVSAKHALSNSYNLSTLRLWADVRQHNPQEYFEKMGMPLSSDNYADENTLVPSLPLGSNDMSVEDNANAFSTFGNNGELVDSYMIESITSPTGEVIYEHESEATQVFKDSTAYLMTDILKETFQTGSAYYIQDYYNSVSDTYDWAAKTGTSNGFVDSWFMGYNPKVTLGVWMGYDRNIPQVENQDSEQHLHVYNWRDIAQALSEAAPEQMGANERFSRPSSVREVEFCALTMEMEDDCEKDVDKVREGLIAEDTRLEDKDGLSDSEIMQRMGEDFDSELSTSDLRGTVTNSYDDRYRVGGSSSSDDDDEDSEEEDEEEQ from the coding sequence ATGAAGAATAATGACTTTGTAAACTATATTAAAAACCTATTTTCACGCAAAGATACAAAAAGGGATTCCATTGAAGGTGCCACCTTCAAAGAGAAATTCAATAGTGTCATCGCGCGTTTCAAAAAAGCCGGCTCCCCGCTCAGGGTCTCCTTTTTTACTGCCTATGACACAATCTGGAACATCATCCTCTTTACAGTGCTTGCAGCCACTCTGGTGGGCATACTGGCATTCAGCATCGGTGTGGGCTATTTCGCAGCCCTCGTAAATGATGAAGAGATCCAGCCTGCCGATGAGGTGGAGACGGCACTCACGGAGATGACCGAGAGTACCACCGTCGCCTTCGGCTCCGGCGAATCGCTCGGTACATTAAGGGCCGACCTTATACGGGAGCGGGTGGACTATGACGACATTTCACCCCAGGTCGTGGATGCACTCATAGCCACTGAGGATGAATATTTCTATGAACATAACGGCGTCGTGCCGAAAGCCTTCATCAGAGCCACGCTCCAGCAGGTCGGCGGCTCGGAATCGGGCACAGGCGGAAGTACACTGACGCAGCAGCTCGTCAAGAACCAGCTGCTGACGAATGAAACGACCTTCGACAGGAAGGCGACGGAACTGCTGCTTGCGTTCCGTGTAGAGAAGCTCCTGTCCAAGGAAGAGATCTTAGAAGCCTACCTGAATGCCGTATCCTTCGGCCGGAATGCCAACGGTCAGAACATCGCCGGTGTACAGGCTGCTGCAGAAGGAATCTTCGGCAAGGACGCATCTGAATTGAATCTTGCGGAAAGTGCCTTCATCGCCGGTATCCCGCAGAACCCTTATGCCTACACCCCATTCCTCCAGGGAGGCACGGTCAAGGACGAGGAGCTGCGTCAGGCAGGATTGAACAGACAGCGCTTCGTACTGGAAAGGATGCTCCTTGAAGACAAGATCACCCAGGAAGAGTATGATGAGGCAGTCGAGTATGATCTGTACGCCAACCTCACCGACAGTGTGACTGTACCAAACCAGAATTATCCATTCCTGACTGATGAAGTAGAAAGGCGCAGTATAGACATACTTAAGTACCATCTGGCTGAAGAGGATGGTCTGACACGCGAAGATGTCGATTCCACTCCTCTGATCAACCAGGAGTACACAGGTCTTGCCAACACTGCTTTGAGAAACCAGGGATATCATATCGATACGACAATCGATAAGACGATCTACGATACGATGCAGGATGTAAAGGACAACTCGAGCTATTATTATGGTTCAAGAAGCATCGAGGAGGCCCAGGATGCATCGGAAGAAGAGCAGGAATCAAGCGATGAAGTGTTCGAGCACGAACTCGGTGCAATGCTGAAGGATAACCAGACCGGCAAGATCCTCGGCTTCATCGGGGGACGTGACCATGAACGCTCATCCATCAATCATGCCACCCAGACATCCAGGATGGCAGGATCGACCATGAAGCCGCTGATCACCTATGGGCCCGCAATTGATAAGGGACTCATTACAACCGACACTGTGCTACTGGATGAAATATTCACCATCCCCAATCCTTTTGGTGATGACTACAGCCCACGCAACTATGATGTCGATGAAGAATTCGGGCTCGTCTCCGCCAAGCACGCGCTCAGCAACTCTTACAACTTGAGCACGCTAAGATTGTGGGCAGATGTCAGACAGCATAACCCACAGGAGTATTTCGAGAAGATGGGCATGCCGCTCTCAAGCGACAATTATGCAGATGAGAACACACTTGTCCCTTCCCTCCCGCTCGGTTCGAATGATATGTCCGTCGAGGACAATGCGAACGCATTCTCCACTTTCGGCAATAATGGAGAATTGGTCGACAGCTATATGATTGAATCGATCACCAGCCCAACGGGCGAAGTCATCTATGAACATGAAAGCGAGGCGACACAGGTCTTCAAGGACTCTACAGCATACCTGATGACGGACATTCTGAAGGAGACCTTCCAGACAGGTTCCGCCTACTATATCCAGGATTACTACAACAGTGTCAGTGATACGTATGACTGGGCAGCCAAGACAGGTACATCAAATGGATTTGTAGATTCATGGTTCATGGGCTACAATCCAAAAGTTACACTCGGCGTCTGGATGGGCTACGACCGCAATATTCCACAGGTCGAGAACCAAGACAGCGAGCAGCATCTGCACGTCTATAACTGGCGTGACATTGCCCAGGCCCTAAGCGAGGCCGCACCGGAGCAGATGGGTGCCAATGAACGGTTCAGCAGACCATCCTCCGTCAGGGAAGTCGAATTCTGCGCACTTACCATGGAGATGGAAGATGACTGCGAAAAGGACGTAGACAAAGTACGTGAAGGCCTCATTGCAGAAGACACACGCCTTGAAGACAAGGATGGCCTGAGCGACTCCGAAATCATGCAGCGGATGGGTGAGGACTTCGATTCCGAACTCAGCACTTCAGACCTCCGCGGTACGGTGACCAATTCCTATGATGACCGCTATCGTGTCGGAGGCAGCTCCAGTTCCGATGATGATGACGAAGACAGTGAAGAAGAAGATGAAGAAGAGCAGTAA
- the tyrS gene encoding tyrosine--tRNA ligase: MMNELLEDLKYRGIIYQMTDEEKIAELLDRGQLSLYCGADPTADSLHIGHLVPFLTLRRFQDHGHRPIVLIGGGTGMIGDPSFKSEERKLQTEDQIDDNVRGIKKQMERIFDFSDENSALLVNNKDWLQEISLISFLRDYGKHVSLNYMLAKDAIQSRLETGISYTEFTYTILQAIDFGHLNRHYDCKMQIGGSDQWGNITSGLDLMRRVYGETEAEGMTIPLVTKADGKKFGKTESGNIWLDPKRTSPYEFYQFWINQSDADVIRFIKLFTFLEREEIEALEESVRTEPHLRKAQKRLAEDITAFIHGDEALAEAQRITEALFSGDIKSLSVDQIRDAFKDVPSASYTDDDMNLVKVLVETGISSSRRQAREDIKNGAIYLNGERQQDVDYEIHEDDKLDGAFTVIRRGKKKYHMVKYS; this comes from the coding sequence ATAATGAATGAATTGCTGGAAGACTTGAAATACAGGGGAATCATCTATCAGATGACGGATGAAGAAAAGATTGCAGAATTGCTTGATCGCGGGCAGCTCTCATTATACTGCGGGGCCGATCCGACGGCGGACAGCCTTCACATCGGACACCTGGTGCCATTCCTGACACTCAGACGGTTCCAGGATCATGGACACCGGCCGATCGTCCTGATCGGCGGTGGCACAGGCATGATCGGGGATCCTTCCTTCAAGAGCGAGGAGCGGAAGCTTCAGACGGAGGATCAGATCGATGACAACGTTCGTGGCATAAAGAAGCAGATGGAACGCATCTTCGACTTTTCTGATGAAAACAGTGCATTGCTGGTCAACAACAAGGACTGGCTGCAGGAAATCAGTCTGATCAGCTTCCTGAGGGACTACGGGAAGCATGTCAGCCTGAACTACATGCTCGCAAAGGATGCCATCCAGTCCAGACTTGAGACCGGCATTTCATATACCGAGTTCACATATACGATCCTTCAGGCGATCGACTTCGGCCACCTGAACCGCCACTATGACTGCAAGATGCAGATCGGCGGCTCCGACCAATGGGGCAACATCACAAGCGGCCTCGACCTGATGCGGCGTGTATATGGGGAAACGGAAGCAGAAGGCATGACGATTCCACTCGTTACGAAAGCGGATGGCAAGAAATTCGGCAAAACGGAATCCGGCAACATATGGCTGGATCCGAAACGCACTTCCCCATATGAGTTCTATCAGTTCTGGATCAATCAGAGTGATGCGGACGTCATCAGATTCATCAAACTCTTCACCTTCCTGGAGAGGGAGGAGATAGAGGCACTTGAGGAATCGGTCAGGACGGAACCGCATCTGAGGAAGGCACAGAAGCGTCTTGCCGAAGACATCACGGCCTTCATCCATGGCGACGAGGCTTTGGCAGAAGCACAGCGCATTACTGAAGCACTCTTCAGCGGGGATATCAAATCCCTGTCCGTCGACCAGATCCGCGACGCCTTCAAGGATGTGCCGTCTGCAAGTTATACGGATGACGACATGAACCTCGTCAAAGTATTGGTGGAGACGGGCATCTCCTCCTCCCGCAGGCAGGCGAGGGAGGACATCAAGAATGGTGCCATCTACCTCAATGGGGAGCGCCAGCAGGATGTCGATTATGAAATTCATGAAGATGACAAGCTTGACGGTGCCTTCACCGTCATCAGAAGAGGCAAGAAGAAATACCATATGGTCAAGTATTCATAA
- a CDS encoding LemA family protein — translation MKKLLIPLGVIVGFFIILAIIFAPKYNQFVNLEEEVNQKESQIETQLQRRGDLIPNLVSTVQGYASHEEEIFTDIADARSRLSGAENVEEMAEANNEVTSALSRLLAISENYPDLQASEQFTGLRDELAGAENRIAVARQDYNTAVQEFNRNTRTFPGNMVAGMFGFSEKPYFEADETSRDVPEVEFNTDQDEE, via the coding sequence ATGAAAAAACTACTTATTCCATTGGGCGTCATTGTCGGATTCTTCATCATTCTGGCAATCATATTCGCACCGAAATACAACCAGTTCGTCAACCTCGAGGAGGAAGTGAACCAGAAGGAATCCCAGATTGAAACGCAGCTGCAGAGGAGGGGCGACCTGATCCCGAACCTTGTCAGCACAGTTCAGGGATATGCTTCCCATGAAGAGGAGATCTTTACTGATATCGCCGATGCGAGAAGCCGCCTGTCCGGTGCGGAGAATGTGGAAGAGATGGCCGAGGCGAATAACGAAGTGACTTCAGCACTATCAAGGCTCCTGGCCATATCGGAAAACTATCCGGATCTTCAGGCGAGTGAGCAGTTCACAGGGCTGCGCGATGAGCTTGCAGGAGCGGAGAACCGCATAGCGGTCGCACGTCAGGACTACAATACAGCCGTGCAGGAATTCAACAGGAACACGAGGACCTTCCCGGGCAACATGGTTGCAGGAATGTTCGGCTTCTCCGAAAAACCATACTTTGAAGCGGACGAGACGAGCAGGGACGTCCCTGAAGTTGAATTCAACACCGACCAGGATGAAGAATGA
- a CDS encoding YgcG family protein translates to MKRLIMLMLIMFVFSSLPAEARVSLPSLDTSHYFIQDNAGVLSESTIEELNQMGTHLEEGTGVEMLLLTMPSTGQEHRQDYALKALREYGVGKQEEDNGIVILLNLDNGNEYNNRGVEVQVGYGIEGYLNDAKIGRIIDDVAMEHFVAATEAEEGSEAAASNYEQGLSNLYQALYQESLDAYGYEEGEFTRDTPEADTTMGATGGQTLGAGESIFRLIFMMVAIYLLFKFMGGGGKPPRGGGRRGRRRGPVVFFPPSGGGGRGGGFGGGGFGGFGGGSGGGGGAGRGF, encoded by the coding sequence ATGAAACGCCTGATCATGCTCATGCTGATCATGTTCGTATTTTCCAGCCTCCCCGCCGAGGCGCGTGTATCCCTCCCGTCCCTCGATACCAGCCATTACTTCATTCAGGATAACGCAGGGGTGCTGAGCGAATCGACTATTGAGGAGCTCAATCAGATGGGAACGCATCTGGAAGAAGGCACAGGCGTTGAAATGCTGCTGCTCACCATGCCATCGACCGGCCAGGAGCACCGGCAGGATTATGCACTCAAGGCGCTGCGTGAATACGGCGTCGGCAAACAGGAGGAGGACAATGGCATCGTCATCCTCCTCAATCTGGATAATGGCAATGAATACAATAACCGGGGTGTCGAGGTCCAGGTCGGCTATGGCATTGAAGGATATCTGAACGATGCGAAGATCGGCAGGATCATCGATGACGTGGCCATGGAGCATTTCGTCGCGGCGACTGAGGCCGAGGAGGGCTCTGAAGCGGCAGCCTCCAACTATGAGCAGGGGCTTTCCAACCTCTATCAGGCGCTTTATCAGGAATCGCTTGATGCGTACGGATATGAAGAAGGAGAGTTCACCCGCGATACGCCTGAGGCAGATACCACCATGGGGGCAACAGGCGGCCAGACTCTCGGTGCTGGTGAGTCCATCTTTAGGCTCATCTTCATGATGGTCGCAATCTATCTGCTGTTCAAGTTCATGGGTGGCGGCGGCAAGCCTCCAAGAGGTGGAGGACGCCGCGGACGCAGACGGGGGCCTGTCGTGTTCTTCCCACCTTCCGGCGGCGGTGGACGCGGCGGCGGATTTGGTGGTGGTGGCTTCGGTGGCTTCGGGGGCGGCTCCGGAGGCGGAGGCGGTGCCGGCCGCGGCTTCTAA
- a CDS encoding YjiH family protein: MHKRAILFKFIIPSLIGVFMFLFPLNIDGETTIPVAYLANALNELIGYDNVVLIVVILINLSALLTILFSWVVNPGYEFLRNLFRMNAVWVILRVLGAVFSLMAYFVFGPEFINSENTGGLMLYDLLPTLFAIFLFAGILLPLLLNYGLLEFVGTMFAKIMRPLFTLPGRSTVDNLASWVGDGTVGVLLTSNQYENGYYSKREAAVIATTFSVVSITFSIVILDLIGLMDRFLLFYMTIIIAGIIAALIMPRIPPLSRIKDDYYVEGRAIDETVPSGYNPVTWGYKKALDRAHEAEGFGDFLKDGVKTVGDMWFAVLPIVMAIGTLGTIFAEYTPVFTWIGAPFVPVLELMNVPEAQAASESLFIGFTDMFLPAILIEGVSSDMTRFIIGTLSITQLIYLSEVGGVILGSKIPVGIGKLFIIFLLRTAITLPVIVVIAHIFF; the protein is encoded by the coding sequence ATGCATAAACGTGCAATTTTATTTAAATTCATCATTCCTTCTCTGATTGGGGTATTCATGTTCCTCTTCCCCCTGAATATCGATGGGGAGACGACGATACCCGTCGCCTATCTTGCAAATGCACTCAATGAACTGATTGGCTATGACAATGTTGTTCTCATCGTCGTCATACTGATAAATCTTTCTGCATTGCTGACCATCCTGTTCAGTTGGGTAGTCAATCCGGGTTACGAATTCCTCAGGAACCTGTTCCGGATGAATGCAGTATGGGTCATCCTGCGTGTGCTGGGTGCAGTATTCTCGCTGATGGCATATTTCGTCTTCGGTCCAGAGTTCATAAATTCTGAAAACACAGGCGGACTGATGCTCTATGATCTGCTGCCGACACTGTTTGCCATATTCCTTTTTGCCGGCATACTGTTGCCGCTCCTGCTCAACTATGGTCTGCTCGAATTCGTCGGCACCATGTTCGCCAAAATCATGCGTCCGCTGTTCACCCTCCCGGGCCGTTCCACAGTCGATAACCTGGCATCATGGGTCGGAGACGGTACGGTTGGTGTCCTGCTGACGAGCAACCAGTATGAGAATGGCTACTACTCGAAAAGGGAAGCTGCGGTCATCGCGACGACCTTCTCCGTAGTCTCCATCACGTTCTCAATCGTCATACTCGACCTGATCGGTCTGATGGACCGTTTCCTGCTGTTCTACATGACGATCATCATCGCGGGCATCATCGCCGCATTGATCATGCCAAGGATTCCGCCCCTTTCCCGCATCAAGGATGACTATTATGTAGAGGGTAGAGCAATAGATGAAACCGTCCCTTCAGGATACAATCCGGTCACTTGGGGTTACAAGAAGGCCCTCGACCGGGCACATGAAGCTGAAGGTTTCGGTGATTTCCTGAAAGATGGTGTGAAGACCGTCGGGGACATGTGGTTTGCAGTGTTGCCGATCGTCATGGCAATCGGGACACTCGGGACGATATTTGCGGAGTACACACCCGTCTTCACATGGATCGGCGCACCTTTCGTACCGGTTCTCGAACTGATGAACGTGCCGGAGGCACAGGCCGCGTCAGAATCGCTCTTCATCGGGTTCACCGATATGTTCCTTCCCGCCATCCTAATTGAAGGCGTCTCTTCAGATATGACCCGCTTCATCATCGGTACACTGAGCATCACCCAGCTGATCTACCTTTCAGAAGTCGGCGGCGTCATACTCGGTTCGAAAATACCGGTCGGCATCGGAAAATTGTTCATCATCTTCCTATTGCGTACCGCGATTACACTGCCGGTCATCGTAGTGATTGCCCACATATTCTTCTAA
- a CDS encoding dipeptidase: MEIIDTHCDALLKLQSDYRESYRSKERSLNFKDGENLDTSAEKLRKGGVKVQFFAIFIPPMLPDNEKWQHALEQVDCFYNEVLAEDGFVHIRNFEDIDRLEEGEIGAVLALEGVDAIGNDLMKLRTLFRLGVLSVGLTWNDGNLAADGVGEHRGTGLSKFGFDVVDCCNRHNVLVDVSHLNPEGVDDVIRSAERVIATHSNAREIFDHRRNLHDAQIKALINKGGMVNIVFNPPFIEEGTPGIEALFAHIDRIIELGGEQAIGLGSDFDGIASYVEGLEDAGKYQNLVEALVERYGEDFAERITHLNFMERYVKKDLS, encoded by the coding sequence ATGGAAATCATCGATACACATTGTGATGCACTGCTGAAACTTCAATCCGACTACAGAGAAAGCTACCGTAGCAAAGAACGCAGCCTTAATTTCAAGGATGGGGAAAATCTCGATACGAGTGCAGAGAAACTGAGGAAAGGTGGCGTCAAGGTCCAGTTCTTTGCCATCTTCATCCCACCGATGCTGCCGGATAATGAGAAATGGCAGCATGCACTCGAACAGGTGGATTGCTTCTATAATGAAGTGTTGGCGGAAGACGGTTTCGTGCACATACGGAACTTCGAGGACATCGACCGTCTGGAAGAAGGGGAGATCGGTGCTGTGCTTGCTCTGGAAGGGGTGGACGCGATAGGGAATGATCTGATGAAGCTGAGGACCCTCTTCAGGCTGGGTGTACTGTCCGTCGGCCTTACATGGAACGATGGAAACCTTGCTGCCGACGGTGTAGGCGAGCACAGGGGCACCGGCCTGTCTAAATTCGGATTCGATGTGGTGGATTGCTGCAACCGCCACAATGTCCTGGTGGATGTGAGCCATCTTAATCCTGAAGGCGTGGATGATGTCATCAGGAGTGCCGAGCGCGTCATCGCAACACATTCGAATGCAAGGGAAATATTCGACCATCGGAGAAATCTCCATGATGCGCAGATAAAAGCGCTGATCAATAAAGGCGGCATGGTCAACATCGTCTTCAATCCGCCCTTCATCGAGGAGGGGACTCCTGGTATAGAAGCACTTTTCGCGCACATAGACCGGATCATCGAGCTTGGAGGTGAGCAGGCCATCGGACTCGGCTCGGATTTCGACGGCATCGCATCATATGTGGAGGGACTTGAAGACGCAGGGAAATACCAGAACCTTGTAGAAGCGCTCGTCGAGAGGTATGGTGAAGACTTTGCTGAAAGAATCACTCATCTGAACTTCATGGAAAGGTACGTAAAAAAAGACTTGTCCTAA